The window TTGGTCGCTTTCGGGGGCGGCTTCACATGGGCGGCCGCGATCGCGAGGGTGTGATGACGAGCCTCGGATTTCTCTTTCCAGGTCAAGGATCGCAGTACGTCGGCATGGGGAAGAGCCTCTCCGACGAGTATCCGGAGACGCGCGAG of the Candidatus Eisenbacteria bacterium genome contains:
- a CDS encoding [acyl-carrier-protein] S-malonyltransferase; amino-acid sequence: MTSLGFLFPGQGSQYVGMGKSLSDEYPETRE